AGGAGATGAATGTTTTAGATGACTATGACACTTAAGACTTGGTCGATCAACTTTCATAGAAAATGACTATTGAATGCAAATGAGTATTTGTAGTTAAAATCAATCAGGATGGGTCAGatgtcaaattaaaaatttgtctTGTCACTAAAGGTTATGATCATACCCATAGTGCGGATTATTCTAATACTTTTTCTCATGCTGCAAAGTTGACAtttgtctgattgtttatttcaATGGCTGCTATTCATTATTAATCTTTACATCAACTTGATATTAAGAATATTTCTCTTCATGGTGATCTTCAGGAGGAGGTTATATGGAACAACCTCCTagttttgttgctcagggggagtcCGAGCGAGTTTATCGTCGTCAAAAATCTTTATATGGTTTGAAACAGAGTTCTCATGCTTGGTTTGGAAAATTTAGTCAAGTTGTTGAAAAAATTGGTATGATGAAAAATAAGTCTGACCATATCATTCTGTTAGTTGtgtatgtagatgatattgttaTCACAGAAAGTGATACTATTGAATCTCATCTCTTAAATCTTTTATTCACACTTAGTTTCACGCAAAAGACTTGGGGATGCTAAAATATTTATTGGGTGTTGATGTTACAAGGAGTAAAAAAGATATATTTCTATCCCAGCGTAAATATGTCCTCGACCTATTAACTGAGATAAGAAAATTAGGGGCAAAGCCTTGTAGTGCTCCAATATAACTCAGAACATGCACCTTCCATGAGATCGGGAACTATTTGAACATCTTGAGAGATATTGAATATTGGTTGGGAAATTGAATTATCATACCATGACTCATCCAGATATTGCATATACGGAATGAGATGAAATGCATCATTTTGATGAATGGTTTATTCTATTGATgccataatttaataatttaagtgGTAAAGTTTCATTACACTTTTCGTAAGTTCCATATTACTAACCTAGCAATCATTTAATTCCAAAAGCAAGAAATAAAATGAGTAAATTAGATAGACCAGTGGGAAAACAGACAAGTTTAGATTAGGTTGGTAGAATATAATGGACTAAATGAGCCTACAAAGTAAAAGCGAGAAGTAAAACAAGTTGATAAAATATGATGGACTAGATTTCTGATGAGAGTCGATAGATCGAatgagttggttgaaccaaacgAGTAAATCAAAACATGTGAGTTGATTGGCTCTGATCTTATTGTAGCCATCATTACAAGGGACTTAATCCTACTTACATGTGTTGGCTAGGACTCTTTACTAGTGCACAAGTGAATCGAACTACATCATCGACGGTAAAACAGTAGATTTGTTTCACTATAACATGCAATTATCTAAGTCAGGAATCACACTACTCATGAGCATGAACTCAAAAGCGACACCGCTACACGAATCTTTCAGTAAACGATTCAATTTATTTACCCAGTAGTCGGCGCCCCCGAATGTTTGCATCTTTAACTCTCGCACGCACTATTTCCACATCATCCTGCACTGCATCCAAAGCCACAGTCTGCCTGCAACACCCACAAAGAATGTTTCACTTTGTTAGCAACCGACTACTGATTGTAATATAAGATTTTAGTGCTCCTCGTAGTCGTATCATTTTGTATCCAAAGTTTAAGTAGTTTTCTGTCATATAAATTATCTTTTTCCAAACTGAAATGATTATGGCATGATCATTACATAATACAGATATTCAAAATGAGAGGATAAGTCCCACATCTCCAGATGAGTTCTTAAAAACTATGTTTTAGTAAGAGGTCTCCACCTATGTGCCCCATTTTGTTAAACCCTCTACAATCGCTCATCTAAGTGTGAATGCGTGTTTGGGAGTGTCAGTGTTAGAATATCTGAGAAGGGCAGAGAAGGTAGATGGGTTTGAGTAAAATAGCTCAAACACCAATGTATACAAAATGAGGATAGATGAGTTTGAGTAACATAGCTTGAACAGAAAATGCACAACAAAACAATATATAAAAGATTAATGCCATATCGTGCAATTTCAGAAACCTCTGAAAGCAAAGGTTCAACTAACCTCTCAATCTCAGAACCCATGTCGAGAGCCATATTCTTCAAGTCTCCGAGCAAGTTGCTTAGATCATCTAGCGTATCATCTTGTTTTGCCTTCTCAACCTGTTGATGATCGATCAATAAACCTAATAGATTGTCACTATCCAATGAGATATCATACTTATGATACTAATAGTATAACATGTACCTCCACTTTCTCAAGTGCAGATGTAGGCTCAGCAAAATGTCGAGGTTCTGACCGGGGACGAGGACCTGATAACCCCAATTTTTGTCTTTGTTCCAGATGGCTACTCCGTTTTATAAAAGAATCATCTATAATTATTTGACAGGTCAAGATTGGGATGAGTATCAAATAGATAAATAACTTGCCCTGATTTATTTTGCAGTCTACCAAAACAATTGTTTCAAGTTACCTCTTGTTAGAAGAGGTCCTCTTATTTCACGGGTTTTCTTCGGCTTCCATGTCTTAGAAAACAAGCCCCCAAGATTTCCCAAAAGCTTTTCACCCTGAATGACCATGCACCAATTAGTCGAGGGGGATATGCATATCAGGAGATAGAAGATCAATCCTTAAAGCAATCATACACAAAAATTTAGATTGTGATTATAAGCTTGGAGTGTCCTAGTTTACTCCAAGAGCACTTTGAAGGCGCGAACAATCCTCGTAGTGCTATATCATGTAAATGTTAAAAGGAAGATAAAGTTCAAGTTGGGCTGAGAAATTTCTGCTAGAATAACTTTGCCAAAAAATCTTTATCTTAACACTCAATTTTATCGACAAACTACCATAATCAAAATTAttcaaacaaaaaaaagaaaTGGAGAGAAATTTGACAAAGAAGCATACCCTACTAAGATCATGGTCAATGTCAGCAGCACTTTGATGGGTCCTTGTAATTTGCTCACCTTGTTGATGCAAGGTAACAAGAGTCTTTGAAGC
This region of Zingiber officinale cultivar Zhangliang chromosome 9A, Zo_v1.1, whole genome shotgun sequence genomic DNA includes:
- the LOC122020761 gene encoding SNAP25 homologous protein SNAP33-like, with protein sequence MSNKRTPWSNKQQQHVKPGLSRSTPNDSVSDSELEVNSVPAKHSSASVVSTTKFNSSQFEYDKDEGRGASYMGFSVERNKYKNDFRDSGGIENQSVQELENYAVYKAEETTSKLNGVLKIAEEIREDASKTLVTLHQQGEQITRTHQSAADIDHDLSRGEKLLGNLGGLFSKTWKPKKTREIRGPLLTRDDSFIKRSSHLEQRQKLGLSGPRPRSEPRHFAEPTSALEKVEVEKAKQDDTLDDLSNLLGDLKNMALDMGSEIERQTVALDAVQDDVEIVRARVKDANIRGRRLLGK